A single region of the Syntrophotaleaceae bacterium genome encodes:
- a CDS encoding lytic transglycosylase domain-containing protein, giving the protein MPPARLLKTALPLILLLLVLFASRLSCAFCFEEAGREYHISPELLWAIAKVESQFDPAAINYNSNGSYDFGVMQINSSWARHLGLKRWAALGDPCYNVKVGAWVLADCLQRYGLTEEGIGCYNAMDSGKRSVYAGKVLKALKQALAERGMSTDLQPVEIKTSASITPR; this is encoded by the coding sequence ATGCCCCCTGCCCGCCTGCTCAAAACGGCCTTGCCCTTAATTCTGCTCCTGCTGGTGCTTTTCGCCTCACGGCTGAGCTGCGCCTTCTGCTTCGAAGAAGCCGGACGGGAGTACCATATTTCCCCCGAACTGCTCTGGGCCATCGCCAAGGTTGAATCCCAGTTCGACCCCGCCGCCATCAACTACAACAGCAACGGCTCCTACGATTTCGGCGTTATGCAGATCAACTCCTCCTGGGCCCGGCACCTCGGACTGAAGCGCTGGGCCGCCCTCGGCGACCCATGCTACAACGTCAAGGTCGGGGCCTGGGTGCTGGCCGACTGCCTGCAGCGCTACGGTCTGACCGAAGAGGGGATCGGCTGCTACAACGCCATGGACAGCGGAAAACGGAGCGTCTATGCCGGCAAGGTGCTCAAAGCCCTGAAACAGGCCCTCGCGGAGAGAGGGATGTCTACAGATTTGCAGCCAGTTGAGATAAAAACGTCCGCCTCCATCACTCCCCGATAA
- a CDS encoding HD domain-containing protein, with amino-acid sequence MINEIMELLVTHYGGGLSEEALDEGITTLHRAIEMARNAHAGQYRKSGEPYFFHPLRVAHMAARHWMDFASIIACLLHDVVEDTPVTLAEVESLFGEEVALLVNGLTKVSGGELSRETLKAETYRKQLLLAIEDVRVLCLKFWDRMDNLETIKALDPEKQALIAEETKSVYVPLARHLGMGNVAVNLEALSLRILYPGRADRYQRTINALRSEVETSLRKVRSAVSQAFEHHKLPATLKDRWRPFSVAAARAMSRGLPTLYTLEIQVDRTMEAYLALGVLHSLYHPIPGKLRDHLTVPSQFGYQSLKTSVQAGELRLRVEITTRKLARFNESGVLTPGFEFRRDNFQELMRSLLEGESAIDPESLRLASASIQVYTPEGDICTLPEGSSALDFAFAIHEKVGLYAWRARINGQTRQLKSRLLDGDQVEIERSSTPTVLPKWLDWAVTPRARNQIRKFLRVKVKEEIVTAD; translated from the coding sequence ATGATCAATGAGATCATGGAATTGCTGGTCACCCATTACGGTGGTGGTCTGAGCGAAGAGGCTCTGGACGAGGGCATAACAACCCTGCACCGGGCCATTGAAATGGCCCGCAATGCCCATGCCGGACAATACCGCAAATCGGGTGAGCCTTATTTTTTCCATCCATTGAGGGTTGCCCATATGGCGGCGCGCCATTGGATGGACTTCGCCTCGATCATTGCCTGCCTGCTCCACGACGTGGTCGAGGACACACCGGTCACCCTGGCGGAGGTCGAGTCGCTGTTCGGGGAAGAGGTGGCTTTGCTGGTCAACGGCTTGACCAAGGTGAGCGGGGGGGAACTCAGCCGTGAAACCCTCAAGGCGGAAACCTACCGCAAGCAGCTGCTTCTGGCCATCGAGGACGTCAGGGTTTTGTGCCTGAAATTCTGGGACCGTATGGACAATCTTGAAACCATCAAGGCTCTCGACCCCGAAAAACAGGCCCTGATCGCTGAAGAAACCAAGTCGGTTTATGTCCCACTGGCCCGCCATCTCGGGATGGGGAACGTGGCCGTCAATCTGGAGGCCCTGTCGCTGCGTATCCTCTATCCCGGCCGGGCCGATCGCTATCAGAGAACCATCAATGCCCTCAGATCAGAGGTGGAAACCAGTCTTCGCAAGGTCCGCTCCGCCGTTTCGCAGGCCTTCGAACACCACAAACTGCCGGCCACTCTCAAGGATCGCTGGCGTCCCTTCTCGGTGGCGGCGGCCCGGGCCATGAGCCGCGGTCTGCCCACCCTGTATACCCTGGAGATTCAGGTCGACCGCACCATGGAGGCCTACCTGGCTCTGGGCGTGCTGCACAGCCTCTATCATCCGATTCCCGGAAAACTGCGCGATCATCTCACCGTCCCGTCCCAGTTCGGCTATCAGTCCCTGAAAACATCGGTGCAGGCCGGGGAGCTTCGGCTGCGGGTTGAGATCACCACCCGCAAGCTGGCGCGATTCAACGAATCCGGTGTACTGACCCCGGGCTTCGAATTTCGCCGGGACAATTTTCAGGAGCTGATGCGCTCCCTGCTCGAGGGGGAATCCGCCATAGACCCCGAGAGTTTGCGGCTGGCTTCGGCCTCCATTCAGGTCTACACTCCCGAGGGGGATATCTGCACTCTGCCGGAGGGAAGCAGCGCCCTCGACTTCGCCTTTGCGATTCACGAAAAGGTCGGGTTGTATGCCTGGCGGGCGCGCATCAACGGGCAGACGCGGCAGCTCAAATCCCGTCTTCTGGACGGTGACCAGGTCGAGATTGAGCGGAGTTCCACCCCGACCGTACTGCCCAAATGGCTCGACTGGGCGGTCACCCCGCGGGCAAGAAATCAGATCCGGAAGTTTTTGCGGGTCAAGGTCAAGGAAGAGATTGTGACTGCGGACTGA
- a CDS encoding glucosaminidase domain-containing protein, with amino-acid sequence MKNLILKIGPMFALAALVAGGCRQGSSTASRESEFSYSSVPIIAPATCHDLRTFMAGNRYHWDNLDQGVPPFIMATLPPDFQELREVKEKKRLFYLSLLPMVLMVNEEIRHQRQEVITALDHYDAGLSLTAAQHRSLLNSSREYNVQGNPLLDPLARRNLLKRLDVLPPSMVLAQAANESAYGTSRFALEGNNLFGLWTYASGTGMVPLDRSAGETHEVQRFPTLYDSVRAYMKNLNSHRAYGSLRELRAMLRDKGMGLRGIDLAAGLRLYSTRRDDYVREIRSMIRGNDLARLASVRLQKPAPSVGLLPAERNFHHLLAATN; translated from the coding sequence ATGAAGAATCTGATACTGAAAATAGGCCCGATGTTCGCACTGGCCGCCCTGGTGGCGGGAGGGTGCAGGCAGGGGTCGTCAACGGCTTCCAGGGAATCGGAATTTTCCTACTCGTCGGTTCCGATCATCGCCCCTGCCACTTGCCATGACTTGAGGACCTTCATGGCGGGCAACCGCTACCACTGGGACAACCTGGATCAGGGAGTGCCGCCCTTCATCATGGCGACTTTGCCTCCCGATTTTCAGGAACTGAGGGAGGTCAAGGAAAAGAAACGGCTGTTTTACCTCTCCCTGCTGCCCATGGTGCTGATGGTCAACGAGGAGATCCGTCATCAGCGACAGGAAGTGATAACCGCCCTGGATCATTATGACGCGGGCCTGTCCCTCACTGCGGCCCAGCACCGCAGCCTGCTGAACAGCAGCCGGGAATACAACGTTCAGGGCAATCCCCTGCTCGATCCCCTCGCCCGCCGGAACCTGCTGAAAAGGCTCGATGTGCTGCCGCCCTCCATGGTTCTGGCTCAGGCCGCCAACGAATCGGCTTACGGGACGTCCCGCTTTGCGCTGGAAGGAAATAACCTCTTCGGGCTATGGACCTACGCCTCGGGGACCGGGATGGTTCCTTTGGACCGCTCCGCAGGCGAGACCCACGAAGTGCAGCGATTCCCCACTCTTTATGACTCGGTCCGTGCTTACATGAAAAATCTCAACTCCCACCGGGCCTACGGCTCACTGCGCGAATTGCGGGCCATGCTGCGCGATAAGGGAATGGGGTTGCGCGGCATCGATCTGGCCGCAGGACTTCGACTCTACTCCACCCGCCGCGACGATTACGTCCGGGAGATCCGCTCCATGATCCGGGGCAACGATCTGGCACGGCTGGCCTCGGTCCGTCTGCAGAAACCCGCCCCCTCCGTCGGCCTTCTCCCCGCCGAACGCAATTTCCACCACCTGCTCGCCGCGACAAACTGA
- a CDS encoding class I SAM-dependent methyltransferase, producing the protein MPKNFKDKVREQFSRTAEGYVKSPGFASSDDLAEAARLLKPTGDDILLDVACGGGHTALYFAPMVRSVVASDLAMQMLKKAQEFISEEGGVENVTFREADAEDLPFPAGAFTLLTCRIAPHHFPDLPRALQEFHRVLRRGGRMVIIDTMLSDDPEIAEFQETYEKLRDPTHHRAYTRQEWETMVNEAGFILHETKELRKTHDFHEWARRAGLNRIGVQELNKLFIEAGSKVQDHFEVETFAGEVENFTDVKIMIYASRPEKKAAPPSEKS; encoded by the coding sequence ATGCCGAAAAACTTCAAAGACAAGGTCAGGGAACAGTTCAGTCGCACCGCTGAGGGCTATGTGAAAAGCCCCGGATTCGCCTCCAGCGACGACCTGGCCGAAGCCGCCCGGCTGCTCAAACCGACCGGTGACGATATTCTACTGGATGTGGCCTGCGGCGGAGGGCATACCGCCCTTTACTTCGCTCCCATGGTGAGAAGCGTCGTGGCTTCGGACCTGGCGATGCAAATGCTGAAAAAAGCCCAGGAGTTCATCAGTGAAGAGGGTGGTGTCGAGAACGTCACCTTCCGCGAGGCCGATGCCGAAGACCTGCCGTTTCCGGCCGGTGCCTTCACCCTGTTGACCTGCCGTATAGCTCCGCACCACTTCCCCGACCTGCCCAGGGCACTGCAGGAATTCCACAGAGTTCTCCGTCGTGGCGGGCGCATGGTGATCATCGATACCATGCTTTCCGACGACCCCGAAATCGCGGAATTCCAGGAAACCTATGAAAAACTCCGTGACCCGACCCACCACCGCGCCTATACTCGACAGGAGTGGGAAACCATGGTCAACGAAGCAGGCTTTATCCTTCATGAAACAAAAGAGTTGAGAAAAACCCATGATTTCCACGAATGGGCAAGACGGGCCGGCTTGAATCGCATCGGAGTGCAGGAACTGAACAAGTTGTTCATCGAGGCCGGAAGCAAGGTACAGGACCACTTCGAGGTGGAAACCTTTGCGGGAGAAGTGGAAAATTTCACCGACGTCAAGATAATGATCTACGCCAGTCGTCCGGAAAAAAAGGCTGCACCCCCCAGCGAAAAAAGTTAA
- a CDS encoding secondary thiamine-phosphate synthase enzyme YjbQ — MKSYRKELWFNLPQRRGFINITPEVELCLKESGVREGLVLCNAMHITASVFINDDESGLHQDFDRWLERLAPHEPVSGYRHNVGEDNADGHMKRQIMGREVVVAITEGKLDFGPWEQIFYGEFDGRRKKRVLVKIIGE; from the coding sequence ATGAAAAGCTATCGCAAGGAGCTCTGGTTCAACCTGCCTCAACGCAGAGGGTTCATCAACATAACCCCGGAAGTGGAGCTCTGTCTGAAGGAGAGCGGAGTGCGGGAAGGTCTCGTGCTCTGCAATGCGATGCACATCACGGCCTCGGTGTTTATCAACGACGACGAATCGGGCCTGCACCAGGATTTCGACCGCTGGCTGGAAAGACTCGCGCCGCACGAACCGGTCTCCGGTTATCGTCACAATGTCGGCGAAGACAACGCCGACGGCCACATGAAGCGGCAGATCATGGGGCGGGAGGTGGTGGTGGCGATTACCGAGGGCAAACTCGATTTCGGTCCCTGGGAGCAGATCTTTTATGGCGAGTTCGACGGGCGGAGGAAAAAGCGGGTGCTGGTGAAGATTATCGGGGAGTGA
- a CDS encoding TraR/DksA C4-type zinc finger protein — translation MRENKIAEIKKHLLARREELLTEFRDRSAAAAALIDQGVPDVGDMSLTDILQDTLHLLSESTREEIMRIDEALDRIENGEYGLCQSCGEPIATERLEIRPHARYCVDCKEELEREQAKKAPPEKGKL, via the coding sequence ATGAGGGAAAACAAAATCGCCGAAATCAAAAAGCACCTTCTGGCACGCCGGGAGGAACTTTTGACCGAATTCCGGGACAGAAGCGCGGCGGCGGCCGCCCTTATCGACCAGGGAGTGCCCGACGTGGGAGACATGAGCCTGACCGATATCCTGCAGGACACACTTCACCTGCTCAGCGAAAGCACGCGTGAGGAAATCATGCGAATCGATGAAGCACTGGACCGCATCGAAAACGGCGAGTACGGCTTATGCCAGAGTTGCGGGGAACCGATCGCGACAGAGCGCCTGGAGATCCGCCCTCATGCCCGGTACTGTGTGGATTGCAAGGAGGAGCTGGAAAGGGAGCAGGCGAAAAAAGCTCCTCCGGAAAAAGGAAAATTGTAG